In one Magallana gigas chromosome 7, xbMagGiga1.1, whole genome shotgun sequence genomic region, the following are encoded:
- the LOC105318493 gene encoding uncharacterized protein, which produces MEDQQPISVDLNPISLPIPGCLLRCDVTNEDPTPVTLPPKFLRVSRDWTDEEPQDSTESRGRDILSALEWVRQQMVILRKDDIKLLRRFLDLHATMMELKWVYESANSVSDASSYNGSNMSLDDVMNAPRNCCLTSDEQDTQFRERTTSLLIPRKSRVTRIRWKSNEII; this is translated from the exons ATGGAGGATCAACAACCAATCTCTGTAGACCTGAATCCCATCAGCCTACCAATACCTGGCTGTCTCCTCCGCTGTGACGTCACCAATGAGGACCCGACCCCCGTGACCCTCCCCCCGAAGTTTCTGAGGGTGAGCAGGGACTGGACAGACGAAGAGCCACAGGACAGTACCGAGTCCCGGGGGAGAGATATTTTATCAGCGCTCGAGTGGGTCAGGCAGCAAATG GTGATCCTGAGAAAAGATGACATCAAACTACTGAGGCGGTTCCTTGATCTTCACGCCACCATGATGGAATTAAAGTGGGTCTACGAGAGCGCAAACTCCGTGTCTGACGCCAGCAGTTATAACGGAAGTAATATGTCACTCGATGACGTCATGAATGCACCAAGGAACTGCTGTTTAACGAGTGACGAACAAGACACACAGTTCAGAGAACGTACAACGTCTTTACTCATCCCCAGAAAATCTCGCGTGACGAGAATTCGATGGAAAAGTAACGAGATTATATGA